Proteins encoded in a region of the Primulina eburnea isolate SZY01 unplaced genomic scaffold, ASM2296580v1 ctg772, whole genome shotgun sequence genome:
- the LOC140822318 gene encoding uncharacterized protein produces the protein MSTRNPLSIILDQNKLTGPNYHDWFRNLKIVLNSERIAYVLDKKTVKEAAPDISRTELAKLEKHWDHDLQAKSYMLASMSNELQRRFEEVVNAADIHLHLKELYVVQTPLKNS, from the coding sequence ATGTCTACTCGTAACCCGCTTTCAATCATTCTCGATCAAAACAAATTGACTGGCCCTAACTATCATGACTGGTTTCGAAACTTAAAGATTGTTCTGAACTCCGAAAGGATTGCATATGTGCTTGATAAGAAGACAGTTAAGGAGGCGGCTCCTGATATCAGTAGGACTGAATTAGCTAAGCTTGAGAAACATTGGGATCATGATCTCCAAGCTAAGAGCTATATGTTGGCTTCTATGTCGAATGAACTTCAGAGGAGGTTCGAGGAGGtggtgaatgctgctgacattcaccttcatctgaaagaattgtatgtTGTACAAACTCCGTtaaagaactcatga